The following proteins come from a genomic window of Corallococcus sp. NCRR:
- a CDS encoding YkgJ family cysteine cluster protein encodes MARRDWDDADDEAPASGTRALERALQETRTVYRQADAAYAPYSCPASGECCQLAVTKRQPWLWLPEWELLKRSKPLPPPRADGACPYLDAAGLRCTVYADRPFGCRTFFCQRIQGPARQPSDEVSRLLLRLERISQRVMPSLRGPRPLLEWYAGVSTTPAREER; translated from the coding sequence ATGGCACGCCGGGATTGGGACGACGCAGACGACGAGGCCCCCGCGTCCGGTACGCGGGCGTTGGAGCGCGCCCTCCAGGAGACGCGCACCGTCTACCGCCAGGCGGACGCGGCGTACGCCCCGTATTCGTGCCCCGCGAGCGGTGAGTGCTGCCAGCTGGCCGTCACGAAGCGCCAGCCCTGGCTGTGGCTCCCGGAGTGGGAGCTGCTCAAGCGCAGCAAGCCCCTTCCGCCCCCTCGCGCCGACGGCGCCTGCCCCTACCTGGACGCCGCGGGCCTGCGCTGCACCGTGTACGCGGACCGGCCGTTCGGATGCCGCACGTTCTTCTGTCAGCGCATCCAGGGCCCCGCCCGGCAGCCGTCGGACGAGGTGTCCCGGCTCCTCCTGCGGTTGGAGCGGATTTCACAACGCGTGATGCCGTCGCTGCGGGGGCCGCGTCCCCTCCTGGAATGGTATGCCGGGGTCAGTACCACCCCGGCCCGGGAGGAACGATGA
- a CDS encoding glycerate kinase, giving the protein MIPPRWLLAPQEFKGTLSAAEAADAMAEGLRQASLDVVLDVAPLADGGPGTLDALLAGTPSAERRRLTVRGPLGTPVEACWARLDDGRTAVVEMAQASGLALVPPEQRDARAACTHGTGELLRAALDSGCERLIVGLGGSATTDGGKGALEALGFRFLDADGAPLPPGGASLARLSRVDASGKHPRLEQVELLIATDVTTPLLGADGSARLFGPQKGADPAMVEELEAALATFCRIVDEEAANLPGAGAAGGLGYGLAALGGGKLTSGYDLVARALGMERRVLLADLVLTGEGRFDRQTSMGKGPVALARLARAQGTHVVLFAGVVQRDNGPELSLFREVVELNGQARPGATARETLRDATAKWALAHLGR; this is encoded by the coding sequence ATGATCCCCCCACGCTGGCTGCTTGCGCCCCAGGAGTTCAAGGGCACTTTGAGCGCGGCCGAGGCCGCGGACGCCATGGCGGAGGGGCTGCGGCAGGCCTCGCTGGACGTGGTGCTGGACGTGGCGCCGCTGGCGGACGGAGGTCCGGGCACGCTGGACGCGCTGCTCGCGGGCACGCCGAGCGCCGAGCGCCGCAGGCTCACCGTGCGCGGCCCCCTGGGCACGCCGGTGGAGGCCTGCTGGGCGCGGCTGGATGACGGGCGCACGGCGGTGGTGGAGATGGCGCAGGCCTCGGGGCTCGCGCTGGTGCCCCCGGAGCAGCGGGACGCGCGCGCCGCGTGCACGCACGGCACGGGGGAGCTGCTGCGCGCGGCGCTGGACTCGGGCTGTGAGCGGCTCATCGTCGGGCTGGGCGGCAGCGCCACCACGGACGGCGGCAAGGGCGCGCTGGAGGCGCTGGGCTTCCGCTTCCTGGACGCGGATGGAGCGCCGCTGCCGCCGGGGGGCGCGAGCCTCGCCAGGCTTTCGCGCGTGGACGCGAGCGGCAAGCACCCGCGCCTGGAGCAGGTGGAGCTGCTCATCGCCACGGACGTGACGACGCCGCTGTTGGGCGCGGACGGCTCCGCGCGCCTCTTCGGTCCGCAGAAGGGCGCGGATCCGGCGATGGTGGAGGAGCTGGAGGCGGCGCTGGCCACCTTCTGCCGCATCGTGGACGAGGAGGCCGCGAACCTCCCCGGCGCGGGCGCGGCGGGAGGCCTGGGCTACGGGCTCGCGGCGCTCGGCGGCGGGAAGCTCACGTCCGGGTATGACCTGGTGGCGCGAGCGCTGGGGATGGAGCGGCGCGTGCTGCTCGCGGACCTGGTGCTCACGGGCGAGGGCCGCTTCGACCGGCAGACGTCCATGGGCAAGGGCCCCGTGGCGCTCGCGAGGCTGGCGCGCGCGCAGGGCACGCACGTGGTGCTCTTCGCGGGCGTCGTGCAGCGGGACAACGGACCGGAGCTGTCCCTCTTCCGCGAGGTGGTGGAGCTGAACGGACAGGCCCGCCCCGGCGCCACCGCCAGGGAGACGCTGCGCGACGCCACCGCGAAGTGGGCGCTCGCGCACCTGGGCCGGTAG
- a CDS encoding nicotinamidase — protein sequence MPLPLPRFHDDARVGQLYLERVAEVSQEAWRYAAEHRVRPAREDKVRIAAFGIDAQVAFCTPGASLFVPGAVEDTQRTLRWLYTHLERLTGLVFSLDTHRVFQIFHPAWWQDAEGRPPAPMTVITAKDVREGRWRATRHPEESLAYCEGLEASGRYVLAIWPYHALLGGQSHALVPAMYEASLFHALVRDTPTHFELKGEHPLTENYSVMAPEVTQVKGQRVGEFNARLMEHLLSFDRVYVFGQASSHCVLSTLRDLQQSLERTDKSKLGNIYILEDAMSPVPAPPLEPLPAALDFPRVAKEALEGFRAAGMRVVRTTDPLE from the coding sequence ATGCCGCTGCCGCTTCCCCGTTTCCACGACGACGCACGTGTCGGCCAGCTCTACCTGGAGCGCGTGGCGGAGGTCTCTCAAGAGGCCTGGCGCTACGCCGCCGAGCACCGCGTGCGCCCGGCCCGCGAGGACAAGGTCCGCATCGCGGCGTTCGGCATCGACGCGCAGGTGGCCTTCTGCACGCCGGGCGCGAGCCTCTTCGTCCCGGGCGCGGTGGAGGACACGCAGCGCACGCTGCGCTGGCTGTACACGCACCTGGAGCGGCTGACGGGGCTGGTGTTCTCGCTGGACACGCACCGGGTCTTCCAGATCTTCCACCCGGCGTGGTGGCAGGACGCGGAGGGGCGGCCGCCCGCGCCCATGACGGTCATCACCGCGAAGGACGTGCGGGAGGGCCGCTGGCGGGCCACGCGCCATCCGGAGGAGAGCCTGGCGTACTGCGAGGGGCTGGAGGCGAGCGGCCGGTACGTGCTGGCCATCTGGCCGTACCACGCGCTCCTGGGCGGGCAGAGCCACGCGCTGGTGCCCGCGATGTACGAGGCGAGCCTCTTCCACGCGCTGGTGCGGGACACGCCCACGCACTTCGAGTTGAAGGGTGAGCACCCGCTGACGGAGAATTACTCCGTGATGGCGCCGGAGGTGACGCAGGTGAAGGGCCAGCGCGTGGGCGAGTTCAACGCGCGGCTGATGGAGCACCTGCTGTCCTTCGACCGCGTCTACGTGTTCGGGCAGGCCAGCTCGCACTGCGTGCTGTCCACGCTGCGCGACCTTCAGCAGTCCCTGGAGCGCACGGACAAGTCGAAGCTGGGGAACATCTACATCCTGGAGGACGCGATGAGCCCCGTGCCCGCGCCTCCGCTGGAGCCGCTGCCCGCGGCGCTGGACTTCCCGCGCGTGGCGAAGGAGGCGCTGGAGGGCTTCCGCGCCGCCGGGATGCGCGTGGTGCGCACGACGGATCCGCTGGAGTAG
- a CDS encoding nicotinate phosphoribosyltransferase, translating to MPQSLLATDGYKFSMAEAGWPLRKETFYYSHRKGGPQVMPLDLEAWVKGLLPEPHPDDYAFLARHDYEMGVGFKAAILRKAQLSVRAVPRGALFLPREPILTLTGPSALVSWLEPLLLQLNYRVQVATQALQDREALARTLATVTCEEEKRIALETLDQVGVRAVSIQVDTEGYVRRVRAQVKELVDIVEDPSRIFEVGLRAATCLEQHELALRACQEEGVQRTSNVEGARVLNMIPVGTMGHEHVQRYGSDDAAYRAMHERRPQRSSYLLDTFDTLTSGIPAAFKLISEEPQGGDSIRFDSGNKKLQYLYAVTRARDLGIKPVIILEDGLDAQMTREFEELRKQVGWEPTTQFYGYGGHIVARTMSHALTRDRVAAIYKLSCSGATPVMKFGNELAEGKQSVPGTPVLFRRRTGTGPLGLVGQAGEATPQGYFPLMESAPSMPSLVGSEGLTPEEQRIGYTATTQALVESITRRHFPQGR from the coding sequence ATGCCCCAGTCCCTGCTCGCCACGGATGGCTACAAGTTCAGCATGGCGGAGGCCGGCTGGCCCCTGCGGAAGGAAACGTTCTACTACTCGCACCGCAAGGGCGGTCCCCAGGTGATGCCGCTGGACCTGGAGGCCTGGGTGAAGGGCCTGCTGCCGGAGCCGCACCCGGACGACTACGCGTTCCTCGCCCGCCACGACTACGAGATGGGCGTGGGCTTCAAGGCGGCCATCCTGCGCAAGGCGCAGCTGTCCGTGCGCGCCGTTCCTCGCGGCGCGCTGTTCCTGCCGCGCGAGCCCATCCTCACCCTCACGGGCCCCTCCGCGCTGGTGTCCTGGCTGGAGCCGCTGCTGTTGCAGCTCAACTACCGCGTCCAGGTGGCCACGCAGGCGCTGCAGGACCGCGAGGCCCTGGCCCGGACGCTGGCCACGGTGACGTGCGAGGAGGAGAAGCGCATCGCCCTGGAGACGCTGGACCAGGTGGGCGTGCGCGCCGTGTCCATCCAGGTGGACACGGAAGGCTACGTGCGGCGCGTGCGGGCGCAGGTGAAGGAGCTGGTGGACATCGTCGAGGACCCCTCGCGCATCTTCGAGGTGGGCCTGCGCGCGGCGACCTGTCTGGAGCAGCACGAGCTGGCCCTGCGCGCGTGCCAGGAGGAGGGCGTGCAGCGCACGAGCAACGTGGAGGGCGCTCGGGTGCTCAACATGATTCCCGTGGGCACCATGGGCCACGAGCACGTGCAGCGCTACGGCTCCGACGACGCGGCCTACCGCGCGATGCACGAGCGCCGGCCGCAGCGCTCCAGCTACCTGCTGGACACCTTCGACACGCTGACGTCGGGCATCCCCGCGGCGTTCAAGCTCATCTCGGAGGAGCCGCAGGGTGGGGACTCCATCCGGTTCGACTCCGGGAACAAGAAGCTCCAGTACCTCTACGCGGTGACGCGCGCGCGGGATTTGGGCATCAAGCCGGTCATCATCCTGGAGGACGGCCTGGACGCGCAGATGACGCGCGAGTTCGAGGAGCTGCGCAAACAGGTGGGCTGGGAGCCGACGACGCAGTTCTACGGCTACGGCGGCCACATCGTGGCGCGCACCATGTCCCATGCGCTGACGCGCGACCGGGTGGCGGCCATCTACAAGCTGTCGTGCTCGGGCGCGACGCCGGTGATGAAGTTCGGCAACGAGCTGGCGGAGGGCAAGCAGAGCGTGCCGGGCACGCCCGTCCTCTTCCGCCGCCGCACGGGCACGGGGCCGCTGGGGCTGGTGGGGCAGGCGGGGGAGGCGACGCCCCAGGGCTACTTCCCGCTGATGGAGTCGGCCCCGTCCATGCCGTCGCTGGTGGGCAGCGAAGGCCTGACGCCGGAGGAGCAGCGCATCGGGTACACTGCCACCACGCAGGCGCTGGTGGAGTCCATCACCCGGCGCCACTTCCCGCAGGGCCGCTGA
- a CDS encoding MmcQ/YjbR family DNA-binding protein, with the protein MPAENETQKVEAVLREHAMSYPGAHEDFPWGHRAMKVNDKTFLFITVDGEKLNLSAKLPDSKDAALTLPFTEPTEYGLGKSGWVTAHFDEASQVPVPVIKAWIDESYRAIAPKKLVDQLPARGTAVPGPASKPAKKAAATRKPSVRQAVAPAKKAAKKVVGKVKAVAKKAAARVKTAAKKASQKAGKAVAKTTSAAKAKTARKPAAPARGKRAATSAPKRARRS; encoded by the coding sequence ATGCCCGCAGAGAACGAGACGCAGAAGGTCGAAGCCGTACTGCGCGAACATGCGATGAGCTACCCCGGCGCCCACGAGGACTTTCCCTGGGGCCACCGCGCGATGAAGGTCAATGACAAGACCTTCCTCTTCATAACCGTCGACGGCGAGAAGCTGAACCTCTCCGCCAAGCTGCCCGACTCGAAGGACGCCGCCCTCACGCTGCCCTTCACCGAGCCCACCGAGTACGGCCTGGGCAAGAGCGGCTGGGTGACCGCTCACTTCGACGAGGCCTCGCAGGTGCCGGTGCCCGTCATCAAGGCGTGGATCGACGAGAGCTACCGCGCCATCGCGCCGAAGAAGCTCGTGGACCAGCTGCCCGCCCGGGGCACCGCCGTCCCCGGCCCCGCCTCGAAGCCGGCGAAGAAGGCCGCCGCGACCAGGAAGCCCTCCGTGCGCCAGGCCGTGGCCCCGGCGAAGAAGGCCGCGAAGAAGGTCGTGGGCAAGGTGAAGGCCGTGGCCAAGAAGGCCGCCGCCCGCGTGAAGACCGCGGCGAAGAAGGCCTCCCAGAAGGCTGGGAAGGCGGTGGCGAAGACCACCTCCGCCGCCAAGGCCAAGACGGCGCGCAAGCCCGCCGCTCCGGCCCGGGGCAAGCGCGCCGCCACCTCCGCGCCCAAGCGCGCCCGCCGCTCGTAA
- a CDS encoding inorganic pyrophosphatase, translating to MKKSTQTTSQAHPWHGISPGPEAPEVVTAYIEIVPTDAVKYEMDKESGILMLDRPQRFSSQCPTLYGFIPRTYCGEQVAKRCAERTGVKEIRGDGDPIDICVLTEKVVSNGNLLVHAVPVGGFRMIDGDEADDKIIAVLESDLVYGELQYIAQLPRPLLDRLKHYFLTYKQIPGEGKRSVEIAEVYDRQEAMEVIRRSMRDYDKLFVEPEAKPAKKSAPAARRKTAVSKSAARGPTGRGKK from the coding sequence ATGAAGAAGAGCACCCAGACCACGTCGCAGGCCCACCCCTGGCACGGCATCTCGCCAGGGCCGGAGGCCCCTGAAGTCGTCACCGCGTACATCGAGATCGTCCCCACGGACGCCGTGAAGTACGAGATGGACAAGGAGTCCGGCATCCTGATGCTGGACCGGCCGCAGCGCTTCAGCAGCCAGTGCCCCACGCTCTACGGCTTCATCCCGCGCACGTACTGCGGCGAGCAGGTGGCGAAGCGCTGCGCGGAGCGCACCGGCGTGAAGGAGATCCGCGGCGACGGGGACCCCATCGACATCTGCGTGCTGACGGAGAAGGTCGTCTCCAACGGCAACCTGCTGGTGCACGCGGTGCCCGTGGGCGGCTTCCGGATGATCGACGGCGACGAAGCCGACGACAAGATCATCGCGGTGCTGGAGTCGGACCTCGTGTACGGCGAGCTCCAGTACATCGCGCAGCTGCCGCGCCCGCTGCTGGACCGCCTGAAGCACTACTTCCTCACCTACAAGCAGATTCCCGGCGAGGGAAAGCGCAGCGTGGAGATCGCGGAGGTCTACGACCGGCAGGAGGCCATGGAGGTCATCCGCCGCAGCATGCGCGACTACGACAAGCTCTTCGTGGAGCCGGAGGCGAAGCCAGCGAAGAAGTCCGCGCCGGCCGCGCGCCGCAAGACGGCCGTGTCGAAGTCCGCCGCCAGGGGCCCCACGGGCCGCGGCAAGAAGTAG